A portion of the Naumovozyma castellii chromosome 2, complete genome genome contains these proteins:
- the HEM4 gene encoding uroporphyrinogen-III synthase HEM4 (ancestral locus Anc_8.734) — MTNEPERSNNSKKLMSGSNKRIIFLKNKTINHDKYEIEFLSHGYDPVFIPLIEHTNIPNEALTLLKEKEYISSVNFIIITSQRTVECLNECILPVLDAEHKSLLLNKVIYTVGPATAEYLQQSGFKNIRGGKEAGNGNILADIIISDLQHSTEDFLLKNHGPILFFVGQIRKDIILKKLSKSDISIREVVVYDTKELQDNVIRFQECVKNSVTNYVVVFSPQGMNEIVDYLKDQPNSSKFRIASIGPTTKKYLEEKGLSNVIVSPKPDAVSLLNEIEMHPLK, encoded by the coding sequence atGACTAACGAACCAGAACGATCGaacaattcaaagaaattaatgTCTGGCTCCAACAAGAGGATCATATTTCTTAAGAATAAGACTATCAATCATGATAAGTATGAAATTGAGTTTCTATCTCATGGATATGACCCCGTTTTCATACCGTTGATTGAGCATACCAATATACCTAATGAAGCTTTGACATtattaaaggaaaaggaGTACATTTCCAGCgtcaatttcattataataACGTCCCAAAGAACGGTAGAATGTTTGAATGAATGTATTTTGCCTGTCTTGGATGCGGAACATAAATCACTCCTATTGAACAAAGTGATTTATACAGTAGGGCCCGCTACAGCAGAATATTTACAGCAAAGTGGGTTTAAGAACATTCGAGGGGGTAAAGAAGCTGGAAATGGAAACATATTGGCAGACATCATAATTAGTGATCTTCAACATTCAACCgaagattttcttcttaagAACCATGGCCCTATCTTATTTTTTGTTGGTCAAATCAGAAAAGATATTATCCtcaaaaaattatcaaaaagTGACATATCTATTAGGGAGGTAGTAGTGTATGATACTAAGGAACTTCAAGATAATGTCATTCGATTTCAAGAATGTGTTAAAAATAGTGTTACAAATTATGTTGTTGTATTTAGCCCCCAAGGTATGAATGAAATTGTGGATTATCTTAAAGACCAACCAAATTCTTCTAAATTTAGGATTGCATCTATTGGTCCTACCACCAAAAAATACTTAGAAGAGAAAGGACTATCAAATGTTATTGTTAGTCCTAAACCTGATGCTGTTTCATTACTGAATGAGATTGAAATGCATCCCTTGAAATGA